The following are encoded together in the Pristis pectinata isolate sPriPec2 chromosome 31, sPriPec2.1.pri, whole genome shotgun sequence genome:
- the LOC127584863 gene encoding regulator of G-protein signaling 5-like has product MCKGFAALSSTCLERAKEMKVHLGQFLHKPKAVADCHRVSPEKHGKVTVTTRPGPEGTSKGGIGFEKLLATKRGVSAFRAFLRSEFSEENINFWLACEDYRDTKTVPKLTLKAQKIYEEFIKVQAPKEVNLDSLTREIVTKNLFDPTGSCFQVAQERIYSLMEKDSFPRFLKSDFFLPMLKTVEHGIKGRRWGREPEGGMCG; this is encoded by the exons ATGTGCAAGGGCTTTGCTGCCTTGTCCAGCACCTGCCTCGAGAG GGCAAAGGAGATGAAGGTTCATCTGGGGCAGTTCCTGCACAAGCCGAAAGCTGTTGCTGACTGTCACCGTGTTTCTCCTGAAAAGCATGGAAAGGTTACCGTAACAACCAG ACCCGGCCCCGAGGGGACATCGAAAGGAGGAATCGGCTTTGAGAAACTCCTGGCCACCAAAC GTGGCGTGTCTGCGTTCCGTGCCTTCCTGCGGTCTGAGTTCAGTGAGGAGAACATCAATTTCTGGCTGGCCTGTGAGGACTACCGGGACACGAAGACCGTCCCCAAACTCACGCTCAAGGCCCAGAAGATCTATGAGGAATTTATCAAGGTCCAGGCTCCGAAGGAG GTCAACCTTGACTCGCTAACCAGGGAAATTGTTACCAAGAACCTGTTTGATCCAACCGGTTCCTGCTTCCAGGTGGCCCAGGAGAGAATTTATAGTTTGATGGAGAAAGATTCCTTTCCCAGGTTCCTGAAATCAGACTTCTTCTTGCCGATGCTTAA gacagtggagcatggaataaaggggaggaggtggggacgGGAACCAGAGgggggaatgtgtgggtga